The Falco rusticolus isolate bFalRus1 chromosome 4, bFalRus1.pri, whole genome shotgun sequence genome includes the window ATGTCTGGGAGCTCTCGGGGTGTTGGTGAGATGGTCCTTGCTTAGGGCAAGGAGGTAATGTCCTGGATcggagctgtgctggcacagcccagggtGCAGCAGGAGGTGTGTGTTCATCTGGGCAGCAGCGCCTGGCTGAGCAGCATCTCCCGTTCCCTGCTGCTTGCCCCCTGCTGATGGCCAGGCTCCCTCTCGCCATGATCCCCTTCCTCAGGTGCCCAGGCTGGTGCGGATGGGAAGGGGGTTTCCACGCGTGTGTCTGGTGGGTGCCAGCAGAGGTAGCTGATGGTGTACAGGTAGCTCAGGCAGCCGTGGAAGGCAGCAGGCACGTCTCCCCACACAGCTCACCGACCCCAAGCAGGGTGAGGCTCTTCCTAGGGGCAGCGATGTCAGGTGAGAGCCCAGGGTGCCTGCCTCCCCCCCGGCCCGCAGCAGGGGGatcccctccagcagctccgGCGCTCTTGGGTGCGGCACAACCCAGACACGACACCGGTCCCATCCTGGCCATcctgggtgggtgctgctgcagcacggCTCCCGGCCAGCCCCTCACTCTCCAGCCGGGCCCCTGCACCCGCCGTGGCcggcagcccctctccctggcTCTGCGGGGCCAGCTGCCGCATCACTGGGCACAGCAGAGCTCCGGGTGGTCGAGCTTCCAGAGCTGCCACTTCTTCTTCATCTCTGACTTCACCTGCCACAGAGGGGAGAGAGTGGGGGCTCTCCCCtggccgtgcccccccccccccccccgagccaGCAGGTGAGGGGTGGGATGGGAAAGCGACCAGCCAAGACAGGAGAAGCTGCGGCAGGTACATACCTCCTTGTTGGCGAAGCAGTACAGCACGGCCACCAGGAAGCCCTGggggggagagcagggcagtgagcccccactgccaccccctcTCCATGGGCTGGCATGGGCTGAGTGTCCCCAAGGCCATTTCTGGGTGGTTTGGGGGCCAAGGTCCCCCTGCCACCACTGCCTCAGAGAGCACAGGAGGCACCATCACGCACCcaacagcagggctgggggtgggagagcctgtgtcccctccctgagccctgccaCAGGCTGAGGTGCCATGGGGAGAGCGAGCTGGCAgagggaccccccccccccccccaactcttGCTCCATGGTGCACCCAGGGCAGAGCAAGGACATCGTGCTCCTGCCTCACCTGGAAGGAGTTGAGGAAGAGGGTGAAGAACACCTTGATGTAGCGCAGGATGCCCGTGGTTTGCTCGTCGGTGGCAAAGATGAAGACCACCTCGTGGATCCCAAAGAGGGGGATGAGGGTGAGCGTGGCTTTGGCCAGCCTGAAAAAGTACAAGGGGACCCCTCCGGCAGCAGGTACTAAAAGGCTGGGGCacaggtgcaggcagggaccagCTCTTAGTTAATCTCAGGGTGGTTGTTTGATGTTatgcaggctgggggagcagggggaggtggcgtagcccccagcccagggaggatCCCACAACCAGGcaccccctccctcccggcTCACCGCAGCTTGTAGTCTGCGTAGCCCTTCTGGTTGGCACGGAGCTTGGCCAGGATCACCTTGAGGATCCGCATGAAGATCAGCAGGTTGATCTGCGGGGGGAGACAGTGCAGGGGCACACGTAGCCCAGCACAcccacccctcaccccacccTTAGGGGCCACAGGGGATGACACCCACCCTGTACAgccaaggctgctgcagcctaACACTGCTGGGTCCCAGAGCcacccttcctcccctcccgCTATCCCAAAATCCCGGCTAGGAAGCAACAGGGGCCACCCACAGCTCCCTTTCCTggggctcagcacagcccccccTGCACAAAGCCCCACAGCCTGGGGGTTAGCGAGCTGCTCCTGCAAAAAGACCACCCCATGTGCATTTAGCGTGATGTCTCCGAGGCCCACACCTCcctcctgggctctgctgggagctgccctggggtcgttgcccaccccccacctgcccccagaACCAGGAGTCCTCTGAAAGGGCATTGGGGCTGGTGCGTGTCCCCCTACCAGGGAGGCGAGCAGGATGGGGATGCGAATGATCCACCAGTAAGCCATGTTCTCATTCAGTGCCCAGCACCTGCCCAGGGAGACATGGAGAGCAGCACCATCATGCTGTGCCAGGGGGTGCAGGATAAGGCCAAGAGCGTGCCAGCCCCGGCGAGGTGGGTCAGGGACCCACAGCAGTCTCCGTCCCGCACCCCAGCCAAACCGGAACCACAGCGTGGAGCTGAGCATCCCAGTGGGACACCCGTCCCTCCCCACTCACTCCACGTTCTCCTTCAGGTACTTGGCAGCCATCCAGGGCACCACGAACACCACGGGGGTCCCTGCAAGTCACACAGCAAACCCTGTAAAACCAAGCACCCGCCTGAGCGGAGAAACCGGCCCCAGGGCAAGGGACACCGTGGGGACACCCGGGGTCAGCAGAGCCCCCATCCCGCACCCTCCTGGGGCCGGTTTAGGCCATGGTGCTCACCGACACCAGGTACCATTCCCAGCCCCACCGCACCCCCGGGTGGCCCCTACCCCAGCCCAGGTAGAGGTAGAGCCTGTAGTAATTCTTCTCGGAGAAGACGGCCCCAATAAGCAGCTTGTAGAGGTAGATGGCTTCCACCAGGAACCAGTAGTGGTTGGCCAGGATGCAGTACTGCATCAGCACCTGCGCCGCCCGGCACCCCAGTGCCGCCTGCGAGAGGAGACCTGCTGTGTGGCTGGCAGCGTGCCCACGGGGGTATGGGTCCCCCCGAGAGCTCAAGCAGAGGGTGCACGGGCACCCCAAGCATATGGTGCTGCACAAGCACCCCAAGAACTTGTCCACTGGGTGCATGGGCAGCACAAGCACCCCAAGAGCTTGCCCACCAGGTGCACAGGCATCCCAAGAGCTCACCCAGTGGGTGCatgggcagcacaggcagcccaaGAGCTTGTCCActgggtgcctggggctgcaCGGGCATCAGCACCCAGCTGCGCACCCCTCCCCAGCCGAGGGTCCCCGTGCTGATTGCAGCCATCGAGCAGGGCCCCCCACGGGGCAGCACTTGCCTCATGGCTCAGCAGAGCCTCCCAGTCAGCCACCTGCAACACCTCCATGCCCCAGCGCTTCTCCAACAGTGCGTCCTTCACCATCACCGAGGTCGCCCGCAGCCCGAAGGAGGCAAAGAGGTTGGCATGAATGTAGTTCCTGGTGCAGCGGAGCTTTCTGCCAAGAACAAAAGTGTCAGGGGtctgggtgggtggtggggacaCCCCTCAGCTTGGCCATCACCAGCTGGGAAGGATGAGGGGCAGGACCGTGTCCCCATGGCTCTCCTACCTGAAGACAGTGAGGATGAGCAGGGCAGAGATGAGTGTCAGGAGCGACAGCGAGTACCCCACGGTGTAGAGCACCTTGAAGCTCACCATCAGCTGGTGGGCACCCTCCTGCAGGCAAGCACCACACTGGTGAGCCCAGGTGAGCAGCACCCACCTGTGTGACCggggtgcccctgcccatccctgccctgcagccaggccGGGGCATCCCACCTCCTCGACAGTGGACTCCATCTCCTCCTCACACTGCGAGTAGTCCCGCCAGGGCTGGCTGCCGTTCACTGTCACCCACTGCCCGTCAGCACCGCACCGGCGGCTCACCAGCCCGTGCTTCACTGCAGGCACAAAGCACCAGCGTGTTCCCCGCAGGCTCCCCCAAACCCCTCTCCCGGCACAACGGGTTGGACTCCGCTCAACCCCAAAGACCCTCTTCTCTAGGGCAGGTGTGAGCGGGGCACGAGCTGGCTCTGCTCCGTGCCCCACGGGTCCCCTTAGCCCCGGGTCTGCTCAGGGGTCCCACTCCCCCTGGCagtgggcaggaggggaaacCCCAACAGCCTTTTTCCCCCCGGTggctcagccctggctcccagctgcagggtggcagAGGGCCATCGTCACCTTTCTCGAACCAGGGCAGGTAGAAGGGGCAGGAGACGTTGACAAAGGTGCCAGGGCTCCCGTCGGGCCAGCAGGCGTACATGTCAAAGGTCCGGTTGCAGAAGAGCCCTTCCAACGGCAGCGAGGAGGGGGGAAAGCCGACAGTCAGACACTGGTGGCACAGCCACGTCCAGCCCCACCACCTCAGCCCATGGCCAGCATCACCCTGAACGGGGCCCTGGTGCCCCCCACCAGCCTCAGCCCCCTGGGgcatcccagccctgggcaTTGCATATGCGTCGGGGAGACACTCATCCCTCTGTAGGTGACTGATACAGAAGATGCTGGAGGAGGGACAAAAGCTggtcccagccctggctgtcGCCTAGATCCACGTGCGCCCACATCTGACCCTGAGACAGGGCACAGCCCCGTACCTGCTGGGTAGGGCTCGCTCGCCATCCTCCTCAAGCACTCATCACGGTACCGCATCCACTCCTCGAAGGTCTTCTCCAGCACCCTGGCCCCACCATGCTGCAAGTCCAGAGCCAGGTCAGAGCCTGGGGCCGGCTGCCCACTGGCCTGCCTGCCCCACCATGGCAGCCCCCCAGccggctgcctgcagccccccaccacACTGCCACGTGCCAGCACCCTCAGCCTGGGCAGCACCATGCGATGACGCCCAGACTGAGCCTGCTCTCAGTGGGTCAAAGCCCAGCAGCGCCAATCCTGCTGCCCCATGGGCCAGCCCCAGCTTGCTCCTTACTGGCATGGAGGAGAACAGGTACATCCAGGTGAGATGGACAAGGCTCCGCTGGTAGCCAGACCTGGGCATGTCCCTCATGGCTGCCCTCACCGGCCCGTGgccactgctcccagcaccGGAATGCGCCTTGGGCTGAGCTGAGGATCCGGATCCTGGGTGAGAGGCGGAGGACTGAGGACAGCTCTGCCCATCACCCGCATCCGTGCGGATGAGGAGAGGAACTCGCTgaggcagcagagaagcagggTGTGAGGGGCAGCCGCAGCACGTCCTGGGCTGCCACAGCCCCGTCACTGCCCCGCCGGAGCCAAAACCTCAGGGAGCATCAGGCAGGAGCACTAGATCACACCTCTCGGCCAAGCCTTGCCAGCTCCCGCTCCAGCGGCTGGCAAGCCAGGCGGCCGCGATGCTGAAGtgggaggaaagcaaaagccatccCGGTAACCGATGTGACAGCCCCGGTGCCCCCGCTGCTGAACCCGGCAGGCGGCTGGCACCCCACGGGTGGCCTGTTGCCAGTCAGCCCCGGGAAGGGGCCAGGGCCGCAGGGACAAGCCCAGGGGAAGGCGAAGGGATCTCCGGGGGCTCCCCTGGGACCTGCTGTGCCTCCCCTcgccctgctgcccaccagccagGATGGgacccccccatcccctgtgccccatccccctcccagccccgtTCCTGCCGGCAGAGactgcctgcacagccccccgccccacacAGTCCCCCGGGGGTCCCCGGCCAGCACCGACAGCCTCAACCCAGGGACCCCCGGGGCTCCACATCGCTCCAGGTTGGACGGCCCCAGCATGCCCCGCCCCGGGCTGTGCCCACCCGTGCTCCCCGTCCCAGCATGGCCCCCCTCGGTGCCGgcccccccggggctccccggcTGCTCGGTGCCCGCAGCGGTCCCGCTCCGCCCGGGCTCtgccgcccgcgccccccgcccgcttACCTTGCGCGGCGacggccccgcagccccggcacCGCCGGTACCACCGGCACGACCGGCAGCCTCGGCACGACCGGCAGCCCCGGTACCACCGGCAGCCCCGGCTCCGCGACGTGAGCGCGGCGGAGAGCGAGCGGTTTCTGCGGCGCGGCCGCCTCCCGCCAGCGCCGTGCCCCGACGGGGGGGCTTGGAGGGGCGGCACCGCCTCCCGGGGCTCGGGCCGCCCCGGCGGGTCCCGGGCACGgctgctccccgccccccgccgaGCTCCGGCACGgcccccgcggggacccccggCTGGGTCACACTGGGATGAGGGGGGTCCAGGTCCAGCTCCACCAGGGGTCCCTGGCTGTGTCAAATGGGGACGGGGTCTGagtccagccctgctgggggTCCCTGGCTGGGTGACACAAGGATGGGGATGGGTGTCCAGTCCTCAAACTGTGGGTCACAGGGATAGGAACATGGGTCCAGACCCCCTCGGTGTCCCCCAGAGGGCCCCCCCACCTGCCTCCACAGCCCTAGGGAGAGTCTCTGGCATCCTTCACTTTCCAGGTTTGGCACCCTGATGACTGTCCCCTGGGCTGGATGCTGTGGGGTGCCGGCATGGTGGCAGCCCCTCACCAGGCAGCGTGGGCATCTGGGGGCCACCCTCCCCTGAGGACAATGCTGGATGGGGCACAGGGACACAGCCCATGACTGGAGTTCCATCATGCAGCCCCAGCAGTGGGGAAACCAGAAGGGCAGGGACAAGCCATGGGACAAGCCCGGTGGCCCTGGTCAtgctgcctccccagctgccccaggtcCTCacagcggggggggggaggggagctgtGCTGACCCACCAGCCTGAGGAAGGGCGGGTGAAGGGGGTTCCTATCGGTGGAGCAGGCGGAGGAGGTTTAAAGGATGGCTGAGCCCCCCCTGGAAAGCCCCTGGGGACCCTCCGCAGGCCAGCAGAGCCCCTCCAGACTCCCACCTCCCATCTAGTGTGGCTTGGAGCCACTGTGTGCCGGGAAGCCGGTGCTGGCCCAGCTGGGTTTACACCCTAAAACGGAATGCATCAGAAACTGCAattcttttgcaaaaatatgATGTTTGCCCTCTAATGATTCCAGTAGGCTTGGAGCAGATACAGTGATTCGGATGGATGAGGAGTTGCATGTGTTGCTCTAGTGAGTGTCCGGTTattccaaatgaaaaatgacaCGTGACGGAGCAGCCGGTGGTAACgggtggctgggctggggaagccAAGCCCTTGGGTGCCCTTCTCCACACACGATGATGCCGGGGCCTCTCTACCCCCTGTGTTTGCTTATCAGCAGATGATAGCGCTTTTGTGTCTGCTCACATACAGATGGAAACTAAAACTAATGGGCTTGAGATTTAAGGGGTGGCCTTTGGCCAGATGTGCCCACACTGAGGCTCCCTTATGCTGGGGGCTCGGGCCATCTGCAGGGTCCCAGAGCCCTAGAAAGGGAGGGGAGGTAAGCCGGGGGACAGTGTTTGAGGGTGAGTTGGACCCTTGCTCGCCTCCAAGCATCACGGCGGTATGAGGCTCTGGCCTCGTACGTGGGGAGCAAGTCCTTCCAGCTCCTCCCGCCTGGGAagctgagctggaaaacagccGTGAGCTCCTGTGGTCCTTCACCCACCCTTGGGGGGTCTCCAGGGTGCGCCAGAGCGGTGTGGGTGTCTGCACCCCAGCCAGGCACTGGTGTGCTCTCCGTGGCACAGGCTCATGCTGGGAGGCAGGtgctggggtgatgctgggctGTATCTCCCCTGCAAAGCCGCTGTTGGGCTCGGCACTGGCTGCCCTCCCACCTTCCAGCATGGTGGAGCTGGGAGCCAAAGCTCAGACACCACCGAGGGTCCCCACCACTGGGGCAAGGGGCGAGGGGCAGACACTGGGAAGGAAGATGCTCACTaggtgcaggcagggaatgCACCTCTTGGGCATTTCcagggggaggctgggggaaTAAATCGGTTTTCTGGCAGGTTTTGAGCAGCCTCTGTGTGAGGAAAGCACGTAACTCACAAGCGCCTGGTGCCAGTTCTCCTGTGGGAGCAAGCCCGTGTGCCTGGGTGTGCAGTGGACACATCCTCGGCTCGGCTGTGGCACAGCCCAaacctgtcctgctgctgccgggGTGACACCCCTGGCCGAGCCCCCAACTGCCCTGTGCCCAGGCCAGCAGACCCAttcagcagggatgctgctgctgctgtgcttgccGGGGACAGTGTCctcccagagcaggcagggctcgTGCTGGGGGTCCATGAGCCCATGATGTGCTTTTTTGCTGTAAAGCAACTTTGCTGGGTGACTTCGAACCGTCTGCATCACCtgtgggaagaaagaggatGAGGACCCGAGCCCTGACCGATCCTACCCATACTGCCTTGCCAGGGGTGCTCCTTGCACTTGGTGGCACttaaactctgcttttcttctgtgattccacccccccccacaTCCCACTGCCGGCATCATCATCGGCAGCAGGGCGTGACTCACTGGAGCTCAGCTGCTCATTTTGCAGACCAGGCTCCAGATGGTCTCCCcggctccccccaccccgggtAGCTGCTGTCTCACTGCCGCTCGCAGCCTGGCTCATGCCCCCCCCAGCTGCTTGTCACTCCAGGTAAAGAACTGattctcctccttctcctccacctCTCGTCCTACCTGTTCcccccaggcaggcagcgggCATCGCACACCGGGCTGCGGCTGGACGCCCTGGCTGTGCCTCTCTCTATGGGCTGGCATTGCCACGTGGTGGCTTTGGTGTGGATGGGGAAAGTGGGGACACAGCATCTCAGCTGCTGTGCGCCAGCCTCTGCAAATGGATGTGGAGCAAGGAGGATGCTCAGAGGTCAGAAAGCTCCTGTACGAGGTCTCCTGAAGGGATAAAGAGTCCTGTCACAAGGGGGGAATTGTGTGAGGAGCTCCTCCACTGCTCCTATACATCACCGTGCCATGGGGCCAGAGCTGGTGTTGGCTTTCCCAGGGTCGCATCCTGCCCCATGCAACCATAACATGGTCCTGGGGCACCTATGGAAGGTGCTTGCAATCACGTCCCCCTCCCCAGACCTGGGCACCCTATGGATTTGCCCCACAGACCTCCCTGCGTGAACCCATCTAATGCCAGCAGGAGCTTGGGGTGGGCTCATACCATAGCAATGCTGAATTTGGAGGACAGCCCAGAGCTCCAGCATGCAGGTGGGGGAGCTGGAGCTGTGATTCCCTGAAAAGGGACAACAAATCTCCTGGCATCGTTGCCCAGCATGGTCCCCACTGACCCTGCAGAGCCCAAAGGACTCTGCAGGGTCGGCAGGGACCGCACCATGATGGAGGGCCCATCTGGAGGGGATTTGCTCACCCGTTCTTTGAATTAGGGACGTGAGGAACAGGCTGTTCCTCTCCATATTGATGCATCTCAGGCAGGGTCTCTATAGCGACTGCAGTTCTTGTGGCTCAGCCGGGGCTGGATCCTGACCTGTggggtgctgcagagccagtTGTAGGCATGGGGAGAGTGGCTGGGACAGCGCCCAAGTCCAGGCATCGCTGGGATGGATGTGGTGCTGGAGCCTGGCACTCCATCCCCTAGGGCTGATGTGCCCACCCTCAGGACAGCCATgtcccccacccctgcccagggACAACCCCTCACTGCTGTCCTGCATCTGGGGGAGATGCACGGGCATTTCCCATCGGCGGTTTTGCAGTCAGACCATGTGCATCCACATCCTCCTCTTGGCTGTGGTCCTGGCAGCCCATCAGCATGTGATGGCCATTCCAGCACCTCGCTCTGCGCTTGGCCAggccccagcagctctgcaagacAGGCAGCAGTTTGAAACACCTTCCCAATCCCTTGTGCAATGGGTAAGACCCTGCAAGACCACCGCTATCCTGCTCTCCAACAGCTGCTGACACGCTGCGGGGGGGTTTGGGATGCTGGCTATGCTGCATGGCTTTCACCGAGGAGACAAGGTGTTGGTGCCTCTTGGGCAACCTGAGAGCTGCAGGGGTGCTCAGGAAGGGGAGAGCATCCTCCAGCATCCTCCATCAGTGTCACCACGGGCTAGATGCTGAACCAGACAACCATGCAGGGCTAAGGCTCTTTCTCCAAGGACTGTCACCCTGCTTGCCAGCAGAAACACGTCCTGAAAACAGGTGTCATTTTATTTAGCTGTTATTGGCAGGGAAATTCATACATGTGTATTGTTGTAGCCTTTGATAATCATGCTGCTTTGCTTCCCATACAGAAGCaatttgcagaacagaaatgctAATCAACACATCCTGGCTTCCAATTATTCAGTGAACTTCTCAGAAAAGCCTGCCGGACTGTTACCAGGTAGAGAAATTCAGCAGCATGTGAATGCCCCTGAAACCACACGAGGAGAGACAGTACTCATCGCAGCTGATCAATTCTGCACCACTTGCTGCTGGACttgggaagctgctggaagctcaGGTGCACCAAAAGCTTTCGTATGTGCTAAagagcaaagtatttttaatatcagcAGATGGTGCTATTAAAGATAGCTGCAAAAGTGCAGCCCGATGAGATGGAGAGGCAGACCCCCACCAGTGTGGAGCTGCTTGCCCTGGGGTTTGCTCTTTTTGGAAGCTTCAGCCTGTAACTGagcaaaagctgtttcttgCTTGAACATCTCTGATGCAGGAGAGAAATGATCCCAGGCTTTGCCCAGCTGCAAAGTGCTTCCTCTTCCTGCAGGGCAGTGTTTTGGGCTGAGTTTGACCTCTGATACAGAGCAACAGCTTAAATACCTTCTGGGAGACATCGAGTCACTCCAGCAGCGAGGGCATTGCCACGGGGCTGGACCATGGCACCTCAGCTCCGGGAGATTCGCTACTTTGGGGCTTATTCCTGCAAAGACTGTGAGAAATGTAACACTTAATACTATATTATATGCTTGAGCATTTGCCTGATGGTTATGGTTTTTGTTAGGACATGATTACAAAGAGATTGGTAACATGTCAACCTGCCTATAGCCAGAAATCAGGCAAACACCACTGCCATCCCACCCATTTAAGAGCAGTTAGGGGATTTTGTAGAGAATCAGCTGCTTGGACATTTGTTCCTGATAAATGCTGGTTTCGAGAGATACTGGGGGACAAAGAACTTTGGAAGGACAGAGAGAGATGCTCTTTTGAGTAGAGAAGGAAGAGATGCCTTGGAAGGTGCTGCGGCCCAGCACCTTGGAGGGGTTGTACAAGACCCAGAGCTCAGAGCTCGGAGTTTTGCACAGCATTTGCATGATGGGAGCATCCCATTTCCATCCCCTTGGGCGATGACAGCCCAGGGATCCCACTCCATCCACGGTTTCACAGCAAAGGTCATTTCCAAGCCAGCATTTCAGCGCAGTGCTGCCACGTGCCTGTGACAAATGACTGTTCCCAGCTCATAAAGGCACTATTGAATTTAGCAGTTACTCAGAGAAACCCTCCGCAGATGCCGTCCTTCCGGTGAGCCCCCGGGTGCACGGGCTGCCAGGTCTGGATTCAAAGCTGACCAAGCCTCCTTAGCTTTCATCGTGTTCCTTGCCTCCAAGCAGGAAGGCTTAAACGATAAGATCAAGAACTTTGCTGAAAATCATCTATATTCACATCCTGCCCTGGAGCTGGACTCTTTGTACCTGTCCTCTGCTGAAGGGCACAGCTTGCCCTCTTCCATATGTAAAGCCTTGGCAGGCAGCGCAGCATCCATATTCCATGTCAGGGCCGATATACCCCCGGCATCAGGAATTCGAGGAGCAGATAAGAGGCTGCatattttattgccttttcGCCTGGTTGCAACTTCTTCTATTACCACCTGTTTAAGCAGAACTGTGCCTGATCTGTCTCTTGCCTGTCTTCTCTTCCTGGCCAGACTGGCAGTGTAGCCACATCCAGGGGGAGCAGCATGTCCTTCTCACCCACCGGTGTGGAAATAAGGGTGCTGGCCACCTTCCTGCATGGGTGTGATGTACATGGGGATGGaactctgctttgctttgcaccCAGCTGCATCCACAGCCCTGGGGTGGACA containing:
- the LOC119147088 gene encoding glucagon receptor-like translates to MRDMPRSGYQRSLVHLTWMYLFSSMPHGGARVLEKTFEEWMRYRDECLRRMASEPYPAGLFCNRTFDMYACWPDGSPGTFVNVSCPFYLPWFEKVKHGLVSRRCGADGQWVTVNGSQPWRDYSQCEEEMESTVEEEGAHQLMVSFKVLYTVGYSLSLLTLISALLILTVFRKLRCTRNYIHANLFASFGLRATSVMVKDALLEKRWGMEVLQVADWEALLSHEAALGCRAAQVLMQYCILANHYWFLVEAIYLYKLLIGAVFSEKNYYRLYLYLGWGTPVVFVVPWMAAKYLKENVECWALNENMAYWWIIRIPILLASLINLLIFMRILKVILAKLRANQKGYADYKLRLAKATLTLIPLFGIHEVVFIFATDEQTTGILRYIKVFFTLFLNSFQGFLVAVLYCFANKEVKSEMKKKWQLWKLDHPELCCAQ